GGGGCGGCGGGATGAGCTTGACGGGATCTCGTGGCGCGGCCGGCGGCGCACTCTCGCCAGGCGACAGGACGACGGGTTGGTCCTTCGGAGCGCCGTCCGCGCCGGCGACGGTCTTTTCGAGCGCTTCCTGTTCGGCGAGGATCGCGGCCTGGCGTTCCTCCCAATCCTCCGGCTTGACGCATCCGCCCGGCGCGGGCTTGCCGTCTTTCGAAAACACCGGCTGATACGGCTCGCACCAGGCGGCGATGTCGGCGGTGATCGTGCCGCGTTCGGCCATCTTGCCGAGGATGAACGCGAGCAGCGTCGAGTGCCCGCCGACGTAGCCGCGATCGTAGAAGCGGTGGAAATAGACGGGGTTCGAGATGATGCTGCCGAGAAACGCGGCTTGCAGCGCCGACAGATCGGACGGGTGCTTGCCGAAATAGTGCCTGGCGGCGGGGCCGATTCCGTAGATTCCCGGACCCCATTCGATGATGTTCAGGTAAATTTCGAGGATCCGCTCCTTGGGAATTTCCTCTTCCATCCACCAGGTCAGCAGCATTTCCTGAAATTTGCGCGACGCGGTTTTTTCTTGCGAGAGAAAAAGGTTTTTTGTCGTCTGCATGGACACGGTGCTGGCGCCGCGCGCGAAGCGCTCCTTTTTCAGATTCGTGACGATGCTGTCTTGCACGTGTTTGAGCACGAATCCGTGGTGGCGGAAGAAGCGGCCGTCCTCGCAGGTCAGCACCGCGCCGACGACGGTGCGGCCGATCGATTCGTAGGGCACGAAGTCGGGATTCTCCGGACCGACGACAAACGTCTTGACCGCCTGGCCCTTCTTGAACGCGGTGTGCGTGAACGGTCCCTTGAGTTTGAAAACGTTCGCCTCGCCGGGCGGCGTCGTCACGCGGAAATTGCGCACCTCGACCGCGGGCGTGATGCGCGCGGTGCGGGGATTCGCGAAATCCAGAAACAGCGCAAGGCTCGCGTCGATCGCGCCGTCGGCGCGCGCGCCCACGATCTTCGGCGCGAAATCGCGCGGCAGGGCGTCCAATAGCGCTTGAACCGGCAAGGCGTCGGCGCGCGCGGTGATATCGACAACCGGCTTTTCGCCCTGGGGCAGGGACGCGGAGCCGGCCAGGTCCATGAACGCGGGGCCAAGGTAAACGCGCGCGCCGGGAATCTCGACGCGGCGGGTGGCGTGATCGACGCGCAAATCGCCGGTCGCCTTCAGGCGCACGCCGGTGATCGGCCGCGGGGCGAGACGCGGGTCTTCCACGGTGAGGTTTCGCAATTCGCCGTCGAACCGGACGGGCAGGACGGCGTCGCCGTTGCGGCGGGTGACGGTCACATCGCCGTCGAGGCGGCTGTCGTCGCCGACGCGGACGCCTTCGGGAAGATACGGCGCGAGGAACGCAAGCGAGAGGCCGCGTCCGGACAGTTCCACGCGCTGCGCGTCGCCCGACGCGGACATCACGATCTCAAACGATCCCCCGTCCGGCCCGACGCCGCCTACCGCGCGGCCGGTGACGCGCCGGCCGACGAGATCAACGAATACGCCGGCGTCGACGTTGTTCATCGTGACGCGGCCGGGCGGCGTGCGCGCGAAACGCTCGTCCACGAATTCGACGCGCCCGCGCTTGATCGCCAGCTCCACGCCCATAAGCGAGCCGAGGATGCGATCGGCGACGGAATCGCCGGCGGGCGTTTCCGGCGATTTGTTCACGCGCACATTCCCCGATTCGGAGAGCAGCTCCAGGGGAATATTCGGCTTGCCGCCGGAGTCGATCGCGAGTCGAATGTCGGTGTCCTCGAGCGATACGCCGGTCAGCTTTACCGGAACGGCGAGCGACGGAGCGAGTTCGAACGTAAGCTGTGCGTTCGCCGCGCGGAGGATTTCCGGACCGCCGCCCGAGGGCGACAGGCGCAGATCGGTCAGGCGGACATTGGTCGTCATGTCCGTCGTGATCGCGCCGTAGCTGAAGGTCAGGCCGGCGCGCCGGGCGAGCGCCGCGCGGCCGGCATCGATTTTCGCGGCGAGGTAGCCGTCGCGCGCCTCGCGCAGGCGATCGAAAGCGAAGCCCGCGCCGACACCGACGGCGACGAGGACGAGAAGAACGATGCGCGCGCGCCGTTTGCGTCGCCGGATGATTTCGAGATCGAGTGCCATGGCGGGCGCGCCATCGCCGCGCGCGGCGGACTAAACCCGCGCGCGGGGCGTCGCGAGATCGCCGCCGGGGGGCGTCAGCCGGGAAGCGGCCTGCGTCGTGTCGTCGTCGGCATCATCATCCGCGATGGTGTCGTCGTCATCCGCCGTGTCGTCGTCGGAAGTGTCGTCGTCCGCCGAATCGTCGTCGAGGCCTTGTTCCTCGGGCGTCCAGAAACCGTGGTCGGGCAGACATTCGACGAACTCGTCGCAACTGTCTTCGACGTACCGAAACTTCTTGTAGCAGCGGTACATCTCGCGCCAGAGATTTCCCTTGGCGAACTGGCAGGACTCGTAGGCGTCGGCGCCGGAGGTCTCGGACTTGTCGTCGAGCGAAATGAGGACGCCGCACTCGGCGACGCGTTCGAGCACGGGCCGGCAGTTGAACCAATGAACCTCGTCGCCTCCGGTGTCGCCGGCGCAGGATACCGCGACGGCGCCCATCGCGGCGGCGGCCGTAAGCAACGCAAACACAATCACGCGACGCATCGTCAAATTATCCCCCGAACGCACGCGCGGTTATAGGCGGGAGGGGAAAGGCGTGTCAACGCAATGGAGAAACGTCCGGAAGTCCGGAAGTCCGGAAGGTCATCGCATTCCACGACGCATCGCGCCATGGCCTTCCTGCCTTACGTCTATTTGGTCGGGCATGGGCACGGGCGCGGGATGCGAGTCGATATCGGGTACAATCGAAATCGATGTCCGAGCGCTTTCCCCGCAAGCTCGCCGCGCTGTCGCCGTTTCGCGTGCGCGACATCCTGCTCGTATCGACGCCGTACGACGCGTTCATGATCGAGGAGGACGGCCCGCTGTTCGAGCGATTGTGGGCCGAGTTCATGAAGCGCGATCTCACGGCGCCGCCGCGGCTGACGCACGCGCGCACGGGCGAGGAGGCGCTGGCGCAGCTTGGCAAGCGGCGGTTCGACCTCGTGCTGACGATGGCGCGTTTATCCGACATGGAGCTTTCGCGCTTCGCGCGCGAGAAGGCGAAGGTGGCGCCGGATGTGCCGCTCGTGTTGCTCGCGTCGGACATCACGCGGACGGGCGGCGAGGAGGAGGCGCGCCGGCCCGAGGGCGTGGATGACCTTTTTTTGTGGCGCGGCGACGCGAGGATCCTCGTGCCGATCATCCACCTCGTCGAGGACCGGCGGAACGTCGAGCACGACGTGGCGCTCGCGGGGGTGCGCGTCATCATCGTCGCGGAGGATTCCGCGGCGTTCGCCTCGACGCTTTTGGTCGCGGTGTACGAGGAACTGGCGCGACAGGCGGCCGCCCTTTTCGCCGAGGGCGCGAACGTCGGCGAGCGCATCCTCGCGACGCAGACGCGCCCCAAGATGCTTCACGCCACGAGCTATGAAGCGGCGTGGGCGCTGTACGAACGCTATCGCGCGAACGTGCTCGCCGTCATCAGCGACATCGCGATGCCTCGCGGCGGGCGGGTCGATCCGCGCGCGGGATTCGCGCTCGCCGAGGCGGTGCGCGAGACCGATCCGCTGGTGCCGATGTTGCTGACCTCGAGCGAGACGGAAAACGAGGCCGAGGCGGATCGCGCGCGCCTGCACTTTGTAGACAAGAACTCGCCGCGATTCGCCGAAGCGCTTCGCGAATTCATGCTCGAAGAGTTGGGATTCGGCGATTTCGTTTTCCGCACGCCCGATGGACAGGTGGTCGGCCGCGCGCGGGAGCTTCGCCGGCTCGCCGGCGTCATCGAGAAAATGCCGGACGAGTCGATCGTCTTCCACGCGCGCCGAAATCATTTTTCCAACTGGCTCATGGCCCGAAGCGAATTCGCGCTCGCCGAGCGCCTGCGCCCCCGGCGCATCGAGGAATTCGCGGACGCCGCGGAACTGCGGCGCTTTCTCGTCGAGACGCTGCGCGCGGCACGCACCGCCGCGAGCGCCGGCGTCATCATGGATTATTCGCCGGAGGATTTTTCGCGCCACCGCTTCGTGCGGCTGTCGTCCGGTTCCATCGGCGGCAAGGCTCGCGGCCTCGCGTTCCTGAACCAGATGCTCGCCGAGCGCGGCGACGACGTGTTTGGGGGGCTCACCGTGCGCCTGCCGCAAACGTTCGCGCTCGGCATCGAGACGTATGACGAATTTCTCGCGGCTAACCATCTGCACGACCTGGTCGACGATCCGCCGGACGACGACGAGATCGCGAAGCGGTTTTACCGCGCGTCGCTGCCGGCCGATCTGCGCCGCCGGCTCCTTGCGATCGTCGAGGCGATCGAGCGGCCGATCGCCGTGCGTTCATCGAGCCTGCTCGAGGACTCGCTGTATCACCCCTTCGCGGGCGTGTACCTGACACACGTCGTGCCAAACGCCGGCGCGTCCGCGCCGCGCCGCGCGGCGGCGCTCGAGGGCGCGATTCGCCTGGTGTACGCGTCGGCGCTATCGCAACACGCGCGCGACTACTACGAGGCGTCGGGTTTGTCGGGCGAACGCGAGCGCATGGGCATCGTCATCCAGCCCCTTGTCGGACGCGCGCGGGGCGAGCGGTTTTATCCGACGGCGTCCGGCGTCGCGCAGTCGTTCAATCATTATTCCACCGGCCGGCAAAAGCCCGAGGAAGGCGCCGCAAACATCGCGCTTGGCCTGGGGCGCCTGGTGATGGAGGGCGGCGCGGGGTTGCGCTTTTCGCCGCGTCACCCGGACGCGCTCGTTGAATTCGCGTCGCCCGAGGCGATCGTCGAGCGAACGCAACGGGAGTTCTACGCGGTCGATCTGGCCGCGAAAATCAAGCGCCGCGAGGACTTCGATCGCATCGTGCGGCGGTTCGCGCTCGAGGCCGCGGAGGCCGACGGGGTGCTCCCGCTTGTCGGCGGCGTGTACGACGCGGACGATCGGCGCATCCGCGCGGATTTTTCGCGGGCCGGCGCGCGCGTGGTGGATTTCGAGAACATCCTTCGACATCGCGCGATACCGCTGGCGGACGCGTTGTGCGAGCTGCTGGAGCTTGCGCGCCGGGGAACGGGCACGGACGTGGAGATCGAATTCGCGATGGAGATGGGCGATTTCGGCCGCATGACGCCGCCGGGCGAGGAGCGCCGGCCGCCGATCCTGTATCTCACGCAGCTTCGCCCGCAGGCGGCCGCGCCGGGACTCGACGACATCGGCGCGCGGCTTCCGGCGCGCGAGCGGTGCGTCGTGGCGAGCGACGCCGCGCTTGGACATGGCGTGCTGCGCGACATCGGCGATGTCATTTTCGTCGATCCGGTCGCGTGGTCGGCCGGCGCGCACAAGGAGATCGCGAAGGAACTTGGCGCGTTGAACGACGATCTCGCGAGCGAAAATCGGCCGTACATTCTGATCGGCCCGGGCCGCTGGGGTTCGCGCGATCCGTGGCTCGGCATTCCCGTTCGTTTTCGGGAGATTTCGATGGCGCGCGTCATCGTGGAGGCATCGCCCGCGGGCTACGACGTGGAGCCGTCGCAGGGCACGCACTTTTTTCAGAACCTCGTCGCCTTGAAAATCGGCTACCTGTTCCTGCCGCCGGGCACGGGGCCGGACAATGATGCGTCGAATCGCCTCGATTGGCCGTGGCTGCTCGAACAAACGCCGCTCAAACGCACGCCACACCTGCGCAGCCTGCGTTTTGAATCGCCGCTCAAGGTGACGCTGGACGGGCGGGCGAGGCGGGGGTTCGTGGAGAAGACGTGAGCGCGGCTTGTGATTTCAGTGCCGCAGATGTAGCCAAGCGGAGTGCGCGGGTGGCCCTTTTCGCCGATCTTGCGATCGGCGGTCCCAGCACCTCTTACGACGCGCTTTCGGCCGCGCGTTTCACCGCCTCGACCACCATGTCGCGCGTGACGATCTCCGGCAGCAGCACGGGCGCGTCGGCGCGGCCGGGCGCGATGACGACGTAAAGCGGCACGCCGGCCTTGCCGTGGCGCTTGAGATACGCGGTGATCGCGGGATCGCGGCTTGTCCAGTCGCCTTTCACCGCCGCGACGTTGTAGGTCTTGAACGCCTCGCGAATCTCGTCGGTGTTGATCACGGCGCCTTCGTTGACCTTGCACGTCCAGCACCACGCGGCGGTGAAGTCGATGAAAACCGTCCGGCCGGAGTCGGCCAGCTCGCGCACGCGATCCTCGGAAAACGCCTCCCACGCGTGTCCGCCCGACTGATCGACCCCGGCGGCGCTCGCGGGCGCGGGGGTGAAGCGCAGCGTCATCGCGGCTCCGGCAAGAGCGATGATCAGCGCGACGGTGTAGGCGACGGCGCGCACGCGCGCCGCGCGCATGATGCTTCCGAAGCGGCCGGCGATGAACGCGGCGACCGCGAGGACGCCGAGGAAGATCAGCATGCGCGTCAGCCCCGCGGCGCCGACCTGTTGGCCGAGGACATCCAGCAGCCAGATGACCGTCGCGACAAGCAAAAAGCCCATGATCGCGCGGAAGGTGTCCATCCAGTCGCCGGGCTTCGGCAAGGAGCGCGCCCACGCGGGCACGAACGCCAGCGCCAGAAACGGAAACGCGAGGCCAAGGCCGATCGTCATGAAGACGAGCAACGTCGTGATCAATGGTTGCGAAAACGCGAATCCGAGCGCGGTGCCGAGAAAAGGCGCGGTGCACGGCGTGGCCAATAGCGTGGCGAACGCGCCGCTCGCGAGCGACCCCGCGATGCCCTCGCGCGAGGAGGCCTCGGCGAACAGGCCGCTCGACGGCGCCTGAATTTCGAACACGCCGAACAGCGAGAGCGCGAAGACGAACACCACCGCCGCGAGCAGCGATACGAAAAGCGGCGACTGAAACTGAAATCCCCAGCCGACCGCCTCGCCGCCGGCCTTCAGGACGCCGACGAGCCCCGCCAGAAGCGCGAAGCTCGCCACGATGCCGACGGTGTACGCGACGCCGTGGACGCGGATCTGGCGCGGCGTCAATTCCGCGTGGCGCATCAGCGTCATGATCTTGATCGACACGACCGGCAGAACGCACGGCATGAAATTCAGGATGACGCCGCCGAAAAATCCGAACACGAGCATCAGCAAAAACGGCGGCGCCGCGGCGGGCGTGCCGAGCGCGCCTTTCATGGGATCGGGTCCGGCCGATCCGCGCGAAATGTCCGTGGACGACAGCGCGTTTTTGGTGACCGCGGCACCGGCGGGCACGCGCGGCAGCGCCGTTTCAAACGACACGGCCAGCGGCGTCGATTCCTCGCCGCGCACGAGCGATAGCTGAAAGACGCCGCCGACCTTCTCCGATGCGGCGTCGCCCGGGAAAGTGCGCCCGGTCAGTTTCACGGCGAGCTCCTCGGCCGGGCCCGCCTCGAGCGTCGTGACCGAATCGACCTCGTAGTTTTGCGGCGCGGACGGGATCAACAACGGCATGTGCGCATCGCGGCGCGCGGCGATCTTCGAATCGCCCGCCGCGCGCACGACAAACAGCGCCGTGAATTCCTCCTCCGGGCGCACGGCGCTTGCCGACAGCGTCGCGGCGACATTCACCTGCGTCGCATCGGCGTCGGACACGGGGACGAGCGCCGCGTATCGATCGAAAAGGCTCGCGTGAACGCCCGCGGTTTCCGCCGGATGCACGGGCAAGGTCAGCGAAAGCTCCTTGTCGCCCGGGATGCACTTTTCTCGGCAGACCAGCCACGCCGCCTTCGCGGTGAACGTCACGTCCCCGGGGGCGAGATCGTCGGGCGCGCGCACGTCGGCGAAAAGCAGCACCTCTTTCTCGTATCCGTACCCCGACAGCTCCTCGCCGGTTCCGCCGAAGCGGATTGGCGCGGGGTATTGCGTTTCGGAGACGGTGAAGCCCTCGGGCGCGCCCCATTCGACGGTGGTCGGAATGCCCGCGTCGCCGGGATTGGTCCAGTAGACATGCCAGCGGTCGACGAGCTTGAAACGCACGCCGACGCGGAACTCCTCGCCTGGGCCGGCGGAGCCCTGGCTTGCGATCAGTTCCGTCACGACAAGCTGGTGGACGTCCTCGCTTTCGTCGTCTTGCGCGAGCGCGGACGCCGCGAAAAGCACGATGAGCACGGCCGCGGCGGCGGCAACCCAGGGACGTTTCAAGGCGTGCGGGCGCGCGGCGGGCGCCGTGATCGCGAAATAGCGCCCCGCGACGGCGCGCGGCCAGGCGGCAATCGCGAGCGTGGCCGCATCGAGACGGCGCGCGATCGACCGGGCCGGGGCGCATTTCAGTACGCGATGGCGAAGGAGCGCGCGCGCCTCGTGGCGGACATACGCCCGCACCACGCGCGGATGCAGCAGCACGCGCCGCGCCAACGGTCTGCGCAAAAGGCGGAGGAATCGCCGGCGAACGGCGGATTTCATGCGGGCGTCAAACGACAATGGCTTTCTCGCTGGTTCCGGCGTCCACGAATCCGGACGCAAACGTACCGCGTGGGGATACGCCTGTCACGCGGGGAGCGTTGCGGGGCCAGGCGATTCCGAACCCGTCCTTCGTCAGTACCCGTACCGTCCGCGGCGGCGTTTTCGGCGCTTTTTCTCCTGGCCGTCGCCGCCGTAATAATAATAGTACTGGTAGTAGCCGTAGTCGTAGCGATAGCCGGCGGAGATGTTGTTGGTGACGAGGCCGAGCAGGTTGGCGTTGACCTTGTCGAGCAGGTCGATCGCGCGGTTGACGCCGGAGGCGCGCGAGCGGCCGAGTTCGACGACAAGCAGCGTCGCGCGGACGAAGCTTGCCAGGATCGCGGCGTCGGTCACGGGCACGACAGGCGGCGAGTCGAGCAGCACCATGTCGAATTCCGCGCGCAGGGTGTCGACAAGCTCTTTCATCGCGTTCGACGACAGCATCTCCGTGGGGTTCGGCGGAATCGGCCCGGAGGGGATCACCCACATATTTTCGATGGCCGTCGGCCGCGCGACCTCGCTCCAGGGCGTGTCTCCCGAAAGGATCGTGGTGACGCCCGGGTCGCGCGAGACGTCGAAGAAATTGTGCACGTTCGGCTTGCGCAGGTCGCAATCGACGATAACGGTCCTTTTGCCCGTGTTGGCGAACGTCAGCGCGAGGTTCGAGACGATCGTGCTTTTTCCCTCCGACGGCCCGGCGCTCGTGACGAGAATTTCGCGGATCGAGTGATCCGGATCGGCGAAGTGGATGTTCGTGCGCAGCGTGCGGAACGCCTCGGAGATCGGCGATTTCGGCGCGTGGTGCGTTACGAGGTTCGCGGAAATCGGCGTCGGCGGCGCCTCCGGCTCGGGCGCGCGCTTTTCGGGGATGCGCGGGATGATCCCGTAGATCGGCCGGGTGATGAACCGCTCGACCTCCTCGGTCGATTTCAGCGAATCGTCGATGAACTCCAGGAAAAACGCGACGGCGATGGCGAGCAGGATTCCGGAAACGAAGCCGAGCATCAGGTTCAGGCGCACGTTGGGCTTGATCGGGCGCAGCGGCATCTCGGCGTCGTCGATGACGCGGATGTTGCCGATGGTCGCCGCCTCGGTGATGCGCGCCTCTTCCCGCTTTTGCAGCAGGAAGGTGTAGATTTCCTGGTTCACCTCGCGCGCGCGGATCAGCTCCGCGAGGCGCCGCTCCTTGTCGGGCAGCGCTTTCAGCTCCTCGCCGAGGTCATCGAGCACGCGGTCGATCTCGCCCTTGCGCGCCGCGAGCGTCTTGAGCGTGTTTTGCACGACCTCGCGGATTTTTTCGCCGAGCTCCTCGATCTGCGTCCGCACGGTGACGACCGCGGGGTGACTCTCGGTGTATTGCGAAAGCAGTTCCTGCTTTTTCGTCTGCAATTCCGAAAGACGCAGGCCGAGGTTGGCGAGCATCGTGTTTTCCATGTTGAGCGACGGCAGGCCGAACGCGGGTTCGCTGCCGCCCGTGAGCGCGGCGAGGATCGCCTGGTATTGCCGCTCATCGATCTCGATGCGGCTGCGCTCGAGCGCGAACTGCGCGTACGTGTCGATGAGCGCGCTCGTTTCCTCGCCGAGGCTCGTCGTGTTCTCGCCCATCTTGTAGTCGCGAAGATTCTCCTCGGCGCCGGTGAGATTTTCCTGCACGAGCGAAAGTTGCGAGTTGATGAACTTCAGCGTCTCGCGCGCCTCCTTCGCGTTTTCGTCGATGTTGCGCGTCTGATAGGTCTCGACGACCGCGTTGACGACCTCGCGGGCGACCCAGGGGCTCGGGTCGACGTAATACACGCGCAGGATCTGCGTCTTGTCGCCGACCTGCGCGACGTCCGTCTTGGTCATGACGTTCTGCACGGCGAGGCGGAAGGGCTGTTGCGCGAAGCGGAAATACGCGCCCTTCACGTATCCCTTGCCCGTCAGAAGGAACGCGACGCGGCGCTTTTCGTCGTCCTCGTCCGCGGCGAACGGTTTGCCGACCTGCCCCGTGCCGAGCGCGCCGTCCTTCGAGCTGACCTCGAACGCGCCGTCGTCGCCGGTGATGGTGACGGTGAAGACGTTGCCCTGCCGCCCGGCGCCGACGTCGGCGTCCTTGAACTTGAGGCCGACGCCGTAAGGAAAGCCCATCAGCACGGTATCGAGACGCAGATTCCTGACGACCTGTTCGGCCACCGAGCGGCTCTTGATGATCTCGATCTCCGCGGCGACGGTGTTGGTCTGGTCGAGCTGCACGAGCTCCGAGAGCAGGCTCTTTTTGGTCTGGTCCTTGATCTGGATCGTCGAGGACGCCTGGTAGATCGGCGTCGCGAGGAAGGTGTGGATCGCGACGGAGACGAATACGGCCAGGAACGCGAGCAGCGCGACGAACCGCCGCCGGTAGAGGATGGAGAGGTAGTCCCCGATGTGGATTTCGTCGGAGCGCTGCGGTACGG
This genomic stretch from bacterium harbors:
- a CDS encoding transglycosylase domain-containing protein, translated to MALDLEIIRRRKRRARIVLLVLVAVGVGAGFAFDRLREARDGYLAAKIDAGRAALARRAGLTFSYGAITTDMTTNVRLTDLRLSPSGGGPEILRAANAQLTFELAPSLAVPVKLTGVSLEDTDIRLAIDSGGKPNIPLELLSESGNVRVNKSPETPAGDSVADRILGSLMGVELAIKRGRVEFVDERFARTPPGRVTMNNVDAGVFVDLVGRRVTGRAVGGVGPDGGSFEIVMSASGDAQRVELSGRGLSLAFLAPYLPEGVRVGDDSRLDGDVTVTRRNGDAVLPVRFDGELRNLTVEDPRLAPRPITGVRLKATGDLRVDHATRRVEIPGARVYLGPAFMDLAGSASLPQGEKPVVDITARADALPVQALLDALPRDFAPKIVGARADGAIDASLALFLDFANPRTARITPAVEVRNFRVTTPPGEANVFKLKGPFTHTAFKKGQAVKTFVVGPENPDFVPYESIGRTVVGAVLTCEDGRFFRHHGFVLKHVQDSIVTNLKKERFARGASTVSMQTTKNLFLSQEKTASRKFQEMLLTWWMEEEIPKERILEIYLNIIEWGPGIYGIGPAARHYFGKHPSDLSALQAAFLGSIISNPVYFHRFYDRGYVGGHSTLLAFILGKMAERGTITADIAAWCEPYQPVFSKDGKPAPGGCVKPEDWEERQAAILAEQEALEKTVAGADGAPKDQPVVLSPGESAPPAAPRDPVKLIPPP
- a CDS encoding histidine kinase, whose protein sequence is MSERFPRKLAALSPFRVRDILLVSTPYDAFMIEEDGPLFERLWAEFMKRDLTAPPRLTHARTGEEALAQLGKRRFDLVLTMARLSDMELSRFAREKAKVAPDVPLVLLASDITRTGGEEEARRPEGVDDLFLWRGDARILVPIIHLVEDRRNVEHDVALAGVRVIIVAEDSAAFASTLLVAVYEELARQAAALFAEGANVGERILATQTRPKMLHATSYEAAWALYERYRANVLAVISDIAMPRGGRVDPRAGFALAEAVRETDPLVPMLLTSSETENEAEADRARLHFVDKNSPRFAEALREFMLEELGFGDFVFRTPDGQVVGRARELRRLAGVIEKMPDESIVFHARRNHFSNWLMARSEFALAERLRPRRIEEFADAAELRRFLVETLRAARTAASAGVIMDYSPEDFSRHRFVRLSSGSIGGKARGLAFLNQMLAERGDDVFGGLTVRLPQTFALGIETYDEFLAANHLHDLVDDPPDDDEIAKRFYRASLPADLRRRLLAIVEAIERPIAVRSSSLLEDSLYHPFAGVYLTHVVPNAGASAPRRAAALEGAIRLVYASALSQHARDYYEASGLSGERERMGIVIQPLVGRARGERFYPTASGVAQSFNHYSTGRQKPEEGAANIALGLGRLVMEGGAGLRFSPRHPDALVEFASPEAIVERTQREFYAVDLAAKIKRREDFDRIVRRFALEAAEADGVLPLVGGVYDADDRRIRADFSRAGARVVDFENILRHRAIPLADALCELLELARRGTGTDVEIEFAMEMGDFGRMTPPGEERRPPILYLTQLRPQAAAPGLDDIGARLPARERCVVASDAALGHGVLRDIGDVIFVDPVAWSAGAHKEIAKELGALNDDLASENRPYILIGPGRWGSRDPWLGIPVRFREISMARVIVEASPAGYDVEPSQGTHFFQNLVALKIGYLFLPPGTGPDNDASNRLDWPWLLEQTPLKRTPHLRSLRFESPLKVTLDGRARRGFVEKT
- a CDS encoding polysaccharide biosynthesis tyrosine autokinase; this encodes MPVPQRSDEIHIGDYLSILYRRRFVALLAFLAVFVSVAIHTFLATPIYQASSTIQIKDQTKKSLLSELVQLDQTNTVAAEIEIIKSRSVAEQVVRNLRLDTVLMGFPYGVGLKFKDADVGAGRQGNVFTVTITGDDGAFEVSSKDGALGTGQVGKPFAADEDDEKRRVAFLLTGKGYVKGAYFRFAQQPFRLAVQNVMTKTDVAQVGDKTQILRVYYVDPSPWVAREVVNAVVETYQTRNIDENAKEARETLKFINSQLSLVQENLTGAEENLRDYKMGENTTSLGEETSALIDTYAQFALERSRIEIDERQYQAILAALTGGSEPAFGLPSLNMENTMLANLGLRLSELQTKKQELLSQYTESHPAVVTVRTQIEELGEKIREVVQNTLKTLAARKGEIDRVLDDLGEELKALPDKERRLAELIRAREVNQEIYTFLLQKREEARITEAATIGNIRVIDDAEMPLRPIKPNVRLNLMLGFVSGILLAIAVAFFLEFIDDSLKSTEEVERFITRPIYGIIPRIPEKRAPEPEAPPTPISANLVTHHAPKSPISEAFRTLRTNIHFADPDHSIREILVTSAGPSEGKSTIVSNLALTFANTGKRTVIVDCDLRKPNVHNFFDVSRDPGVTTILSGDTPWSEVARPTAIENMWVIPSGPIPPNPTEMLSSNAMKELVDTLRAEFDMVLLDSPPVVPVTDAAILASFVRATLLVVELGRSRASGVNRAIDLLDKVNANLLGLVTNNISAGYRYDYGYYQYYYYYGGDGQEKKRRKRRRGRYGY
- a CDS encoding thioredoxin family protein, whose translation is MKSAVRRRFLRLLRRPLARRVLLHPRVVRAYVRHEARALLRHRVLKCAPARSIARRLDAATLAIAAWPRAVAGRYFAITAPAARPHALKRPWVAAAAAVLIVLFAASALAQDDESEDVHQLVVTELIASQGSAGPGEEFRVGVRFKLVDRWHVYWTNPGDAGIPTTVEWGAPEGFTVSETQYPAPIRFGGTGEELSGYGYEKEVLLFADVRAPDDLAPGDVTFTAKAAWLVCREKCIPGDKELSLTLPVHPAETAGVHASLFDRYAALVPVSDADATQVNVAATLSASAVRPEEEFTALFVVRAAGDSKIAARRDAHMPLLIPSAPQNYEVDSVTTLEAGPAEELAVKLTGRTFPGDAASEKVGGVFQLSLVRGEESTPLAVSFETALPRVPAGAAVTKNALSSTDISRGSAGPDPMKGALGTPAAAPPFLLMLVFGFFGGVILNFMPCVLPVVSIKIMTLMRHAELTPRQIRVHGVAYTVGIVASFALLAGLVGVLKAGGEAVGWGFQFQSPLFVSLLAAVVFVFALSLFGVFEIQAPSSGLFAEASSREGIAGSLASGAFATLLATPCTAPFLGTALGFAFSQPLITTLLVFMTIGLGLAFPFLALAFVPAWARSLPKPGDWMDTFRAIMGFLLVATVIWLLDVLGQQVGAAGLTRMLIFLGVLAVAAFIAGRFGSIMRAARVRAVAYTVALIIALAGAAMTLRFTPAPASAAGVDQSGGHAWEAFSEDRVRELADSGRTVFIDFTAAWCWTCKVNEGAVINTDEIREAFKTYNVAAVKGDWTSRDPAITAYLKRHGKAGVPLYVVIAPGRADAPVLLPEIVTRDMVVEAVKRAAESAS